The nucleotide window TATGGTCCGCCGCCAGTGAGCGACAGGTTTTGGTCGTAAAGCTTGAATGAGTTTGAAAGTGTCAGGAACAAGCTGACTGTGAATGCAGGCATGACGAGCGGGAAGGTAACGTGATAGAAACGCTGAAGACTGTTCGCTCCGTCAATTTCTGCGGCTTCAAGCAATTCCTGTGGCACTCCTTCAAGGAAGGAAATATAGATGACCATGATGTAACCAGCCATCTGCCAGCTCATCAGAATCGCCATTGCCCAGAAGCCTGTTGTCTCAGTGGACAGCCATCCCTCTAAAGCTTCAACGCCAATCAGTTCTCCGACGCTCGCAAAAACTTTTGTGAAAATGAATTGCCAGATGAATCCTAAAATCAGTCCGCCAATCAGGTTCGGCATGAAGAAAATCGTTCTCAGGATGTTATTCGTCCTGAATTTTTGCGTGACAAGCAAGGCAAGTGAAAGGCCGAAGAAATTGATCAGGAACACAGAAACAACAGTGAACTTTGTTGTGAACCACAACGCATCTTTAAATTCTTCTTCCGCAAAAAGCGCTTTATAATGTTCAAGGCCTACAAATGAAGGTATCCTAATCCCGTTCCAATCTGTAAATGAGTAGTACACACCGAATGCCAGCGGCAAAATAACCACAACAGCAAGCGCGAGCAAGGCTGGAGCCAGGAAAAGCCAATACCAGAGGTTCCGGTTTCGCATCTGTAAATCCTCCTATCTTTGTGATATCAGGGGAAACAAATCTCTTTCCTAAGAAGTCTATGTAAAACCTCTTCATGGAAAAAAGATAGGAAACAAAACAGCCGCAGCCGTTCTGTTTCCTTCCTTTGTTAAAACCTATTACTTACGAGCTTCTGTCCAAGCTTTCGAAGACTCTTCGACTAATTCGTCCCATGTCATTTCGCCGCTTACATATTTTTGGATGTTGATTCCAAGCTTTTCTTGTCCCCATCCAGTTGGGTAACCCATGAAAGTCCAAGCCAATGTTTTGCCAGCTGAAGAGTATTCATAGATTTCTTTTGCAAGTGG belongs to Mesobacillus subterraneus and includes:
- a CDS encoding carbohydrate ABC transporter permease, which produces MRNRNLWYWLFLAPALLALAVVVILPLAFGVYYSFTDWNGIRIPSFVGLEHYKALFAEEEFKDALWFTTKFTVVSVFLINFFGLSLALLVTQKFRTNNILRTIFFMPNLIGGLILGFIWQFIFTKVFASVGELIGVEALEGWLSTETTGFWAMAILMSWQMAGYIMVIYISFLEGVPQELLEAAEIDGANSLQRFYHVTFPLVMPAFTVSLFLTLSNSFKLYDQNLSLTGGGPYNSTQMVAMEIFKTAFVENAMAFAQAKAVIFFLIVAAISLTQVYINKKREVEM